The sequence GTTGCCCAACTCATCTGGCATCAAGGTATCCGCCGACCCGAAATTCGCGGACAGTTTTGGCATCAACTCTGGATCGTCCTGTTAAACAAGCCACAGGTTCTCAATATGTACCTGGGGTTGTGCGCTGCTGGCGAGCATTTTTGGGAGTACCGTGAATTAGCTAGAGAGCGAATTACTCAACAGCTTGGCTACGATCCCCTCCAACCCTCTGTGACATCTGACCCAGAACCAATACTGGTTCATTCTTGATACATTGACTGCTCTGATTTAAGCCTATTAAAGTCATGCCCTTTTCGGGTTTTTTCGCATGGCTTTAGAGATTTTTTTCCATTTCTATGATGTTAATGAATTTTATAAGGACTTTGCAATAAATTGACTCTTTCTGAATCCTCGATCGTAAAGTCTTCAAAAAATTTGTAGAATTGTACAAACTGTTGGACAAAATCAATCAATAAAAAACCAGGTGCATGATCGCGCTTTAACGTCCCAGAATTTATAATAGTTAATTTGCCAAAGTTTCGTACCATTTTGTAATGTGTATGACCATTGATGACATATCTATATTTTTGTTCTGAAATCAAGTTTTGAAGATCAATATTAGCTTCAATAGCATACCCATAATCATGAGGAGTTAATCGAGCCATATCATTTTTTCCAAGGCCATGACACAACAGTGCTGAACCATGAGGTGTTGATAAGTCAAGAGTTAAAGGAAGAGATGATAGAAACGACAGCGAAAATTTTGAAAGCGAATTTAATTGCGTAGCATCTTTTAGAGAGCGCATCTCATTTTTTAATAGCCATCGATCGTGATTTCCTAAAATTACTAAAATATCTTCGCCCATTAGAATATTACAGCATTTATTAACGTCCCCTAACCCATCCACAATATCTCCAACACAAAGAATTTTTTCAACATTTTTTGATTTCAAAAAAAGTACGGCTTTGTCTAGCAATTCATCCTCTGCATGGACATCACCGATTACACCGATAGTACTGATTTCTTGGTTTAGACTCATAGCTTACTCTTGACACAAATTGCTGGCATTCATATCCTATGGTAGGAGCTAGTTTTGGCTCGTTTGGTTCGTTCCCAGGTAGAACCTGGGAATGCTGTTTTAGAGGCTCAGCCTCTCTATATCACCGGAGGCAGAGCCTCCAGACTTGCGTTACCAGGCTGGAGCCTGGTAACGAGGTGACGAGGTGAAAGTTATGCCCTTTTTGGATTTTTTCGGATCGCTTTATGGATTTTTTTCCATTTTTCTTTCTCAACTAAAGACGCTTTTTTGTCTTGTTTTCGCGTCATGTATGCTAACTCTTGTTGCAGTTTTAAATAACTGTCAAAGCGTTCCTCATCCAGAGTGCCATCTAACAGAGCTTGTTGCACTGCACAACCCGGTTCTGTATCGTGTTGGCAATCGCGAAAACGGCATAAACTTGCTAGTTCACTGATTTCAGTAAAGGTTTCTTGAAATCCTTCACTACCATTCCAAAATTGAATTTCTCGCATTCCGGGAGTATCGATTAATAAACCCCCAGATGGCAAGATAATTAATTCGCGATGAGTGGTGGTATGTCTGCCTCGCTCATCTTTGCGGAGCGAATTTACAGCTTGAATTTCCTTCTGTGCTAATTGGTTAGTAATGGTAGATTTACCAACACCAGAAGAACCAATTAAGGCAACAGTTTTTCCCACACCGAGATAAGGAACTAAAGCATCGATTCCTTGGTTTCCTATGGCACTAATTAAAATAATTGGTACGCCAAAGGCGATGCTTTCTAGCTCCTCTTTGCATTCTTCTGCATCATCGCACAAGTCTGCTTTATTCAAGATGATGACGGGATTAGCGCCACTTTCCCAAATTAAAATCAAAAAGCGCTCGATTCTTCTGGGGTTGAAATCTCGATCTAATCCAGAAACCAAAAATATCGTATCGATGTTGCTAGCAATTATCTGCTCATCTGTCTGAGTTCCGGCTATTTTGCGAGAAACCTTACTTTTTCTGGGCAGAATATCGTAAATTGTGGCTTTTTGTTGGCTGTTGAGATCGCCAATTACAACCCAATCTCCTACGGCTGGAAAATCTGCACGAAGAGATGCACGATAGCGCATTTTTCCGCTGATTTCCGCC is a genomic window of Leptolyngbyaceae cyanobacterium containing:
- a CDS encoding metallophosphoesterase family protein, producing MSLNQEISTIGVIGDVHAEDELLDKAVLFLKSKNVEKILCVGDIVDGLGDVNKCCNILMGEDILVILGNHDRWLLKNEMRSLKDATQLNSLSKFSLSFLSSLPLTLDLSTPHGSALLCHGLGKNDMARLTPHDYGYAIEANIDLQNLISEQKYRYVINGHTHYKMVRNFGKLTIINSGTLKRDHAPGFLLIDFVQQFVQFYKFFEDFTIEDSERVNLLQSPYKIH
- the rsgA gene encoding ribosome small subunit-dependent GTPase A; amino-acid sequence: MNLDNLGWNSFFAQNFNKYLSQGYTVGRVVQQQKNTYILYSELGEISAEISGKMRYRASLRADFPAVGDWVVIGDLNSQQKATIYDILPRKSKVSRKIAGTQTDEQIIASNIDTIFLVSGLDRDFNPRRIERFLILIWESGANPVIILNKADLCDDAEECKEELESIAFGVPIILISAIGNQGIDALVPYLGVGKTVALIGSSGVGKSTITNQLAQKEIQAVNSLRKDERGRHTTTHRELIILPSGGLLIDTPGMREIQFWNGSEGFQETFTEISELASLCRFRDCQHDTEPGCAVQQALLDGTLDEERFDSYLKLQQELAYMTRKQDKKASLVEKEKWKKIHKAIRKNPKRA